In Solanum pennellii chromosome 7, SPENNV200, the following are encoded in one genomic region:
- the LOC107024384 gene encoding OTU domain-containing protein DDB_G0284757-like — MNEYYGNSRASSSSASSLNSNSQQGTEDDHAIATILAEEEENARKYGGKLGKRLSHLDSIPHTPRVIGEIPDPNDATLDHGRLSSRLATYGLFEMQIEGDGNCQFRALSDQLYHNPEYHKHVRKEVVKQLKQFRKLYEGYVPMKYKRYLKKMKRSGEWGDHVTLQAAADRFGVKICLVTSFRDNGYIDILPKDIQPSRELWLSFWSEVHYNSLYEIGEAPVRVPRKKHWLFF; from the exons ATGAATGAATACTATGGGAATTCAAGAGCAAGTTCCAGTTCTGCATCTAGCTTGAATAGCAATTCACAGCAGGGTACTGAGGATGATCATGCCATTGCTACTATTTTAGCTGAAGAAGAGGAAAATGCTAGAAAGTATGGTGGCAAGCTTGGAAAGAGACTTTCTCATTTAGATTCGATACCG CACACTCCACGGGTAATTGGGGAGATACCTGACCCAAATGATGCCACGCTAGACCACGGAAGACTCTCCAGCAG GTTGGCGACATATGGTCTCTTTGAAATGCAAATAGAAGGGGATGGGAATTGCCAG TTTCGAGCCCTTTCAGATCAGTTGTATCATAATCCAGAGTATCACAAGCATGTAAGGAAGGAGGTCGTTAAACAG CTAAAGCAGTTTAGAAAGTTATATGAAGGTTATGTACCCATGAAATACAAAAGGtacttgaagaagatgaagag GTCGGGAGAATGGGGAGATCATGTCACTCTACAAGCAGCTGCTGATAGA TTTGGGGTAAAAATATGTTTGGTCACCTCTTTCCGGGATAATGGCTACATTGATATCCTTCCCAAGGACATACAACCTTCTAGGG AACTGTGGCTGAGTTTCTGGAGTGAAGTTCACTACAATTCGTTATACGAAATTGGAG AAGCTCCAGTTAGAGTTCCCAGAAAGAAGCATTGGCTTTTTTTCTAA